ACCTGATATCCCTCTTAGGGACGACGAGGGATACCATGAATAAAAAAAGAAGAAGAACCAATATTCTTATAATTATTGGTGTTATCGTCGCAATTAGCCTCTATATTTTGTTCTCCTATTGGCATCCCTTCTGGCGATATCAGTCCGGTTATGTCTCAGCAGCACAATTTGGGGAGGACTGGCCATTCACCATATCTGAAGCGAGGGTGATTTGCGCTGGTCCTTACGATATGCTCCTGCAGACAAGGGCGGGTACTTTCGGATTGACCAGTAATGCGCAGGCTATCGGTTATCAAAGTTTAGAGGAATCGACTATTTGGAAATATGATCCAAATGGCTGGCAGAATCGCGTGCCTGCCGATAAATTCTGGCTTTACATTAATACATTGTGTAAATAAACCATCAACATCGACCTGGCAGCATCGATTATGCCGTCGATCACTTTATGATTCAATTCTTAGTAGGAATAAGTTACCCTAAAAACATCGAAGCGGAACATCTTCGTTTTTACAAGCTTAGGTTCGGATACCATACGGATCACTGAACCTCGATCATGAGTCTGTAAGTACCTCGGCCAGCAAGGCTTTAGCTCGCTCCGCAATCCGAATTGAGATGGTCTCCCTAAGTAGCTGGCCTCTTGCAGCACTCGCCGTTACTTCTGGATCGTTGGATCCGTCAGACACAGCGGTAAAGATGCCAATGTACTTGTGTTTCGTTACTCGGCGTCGTTGCAGGTGCCTGGGCTCTTCAGCATAGAATGATCTCAAGCTGCCATCTGTTTCGAGGGTTTTACCCAGATCAACCAGGTCTGGTCGGATAGCCATCAGCAGTGATGTCTCGCCTCCTGCAGCGTGCTCCTCCGGGTAATTTAAATCTGGTACCAGTTCCTGGTCTGTGAGCAGAATCCATTTCATACTCGGATATCGAGCAAGGAAATCCTCTCCGCTGGCTTGAATAAGTGGTAGATTGCTTTCTTTTGACCAGTGACCGCTGACAACCACGATGACTTTGAAACCACGTCGTCGTATAGCTTCATAAATATCCAGAAGCAAATTATGAAAAGTTTCGGGGCGAATCCAGAACATGCTGCCTGGTACGTGGTATCGCTCGCCATCTTCAATCCCACCTATGAGATAGGTGCCGTCTTCTAAATCCTCACGCGTGTCGCAGGACCAATAGAATGGCGGTGCAACAATGCCGCCTGAAAGCTGTGCTGCAGCAATGCAGATTGCGTGAGCTTTAATAGCATCCAACCCAACCGCATTTTGCTCGCCATGCCATTCAAGGACTCCGAGTGGCAGGTAGCAGATTGGAGCGTTAGCAATGGCCTGGGCGAATTCCCAGGGGAACAATTCTTCAAACTGTACCTTCATGATTATGCCATCCTTCTGCGTGCACCTGCTCAATTTACTGCCGGTGTGATGGCCCGTACCTGGCCGCTGAACAGAATGTGATTTGCCTGAGAAATAACCTTGAAATGTGGAGTGCTATAACGCAGCAAGCTTGCCTGCAAAAAATACCCCTAACATGGCCTCTATTTTATTGAGTATGCATTTCTCAATGCACCATTAGCAAGATTCTTGAAGAATCGATTACCAGGTTACCAGAGAAAACATGAAAACTGAAAAAAGAAATTCGAAAATAGATAATACAGTCCCTAAAATTGGAAATGTTTTTTTCGGTCAATCTGCAAAAGTCCATATAATCCTAATATAAACGCTGCGGTTGGCAATACCATTGTTGACACAAAGGTAGGGATGATCAAACTTGGTATTTCAGAATACCAATCGGAAAATATGAAAATCCATAATAATATGTCGAAAATTACGATGCTAATCGATGCGATCCCTAATTCTGAGTGTTTCTTTTTTGCTTCTACTACTATTTTGTCCTCCTTTCATCCAGATCAAACAATATGCTTCTGGAGTCGCCATTTTAGTATCGCATGATTTGTGAAGGGGGGCCACCGTGGTGGAATGGCCTTGACTCAATCAACTCGCCAGTCGGAAGTGAATAATATTGTAAATACTTAAGCTTGGGCAAGTAACTTGCGTTGTCTATCTTGTGTTGACTTCTCACTGGCTATATAGCATTATTAATACAAAGAGGGATCCAACAGCGAATAACTCCAAAATGGAAAATACTATTCCTAAAATTGGAAATATTTTTTTTCTTTTTTTCTGGATCAAACCCACAATACCCAGGATGAGCGCTGCAACTGGTACACCAAGAAATAAAAACACAAATAGATATCCACTGAAGTAATTGGTTAAACCTGCAATATTCAATCCAGCAATCCAGAGTATTATCACAATGATAGTGATAGCCAAAGAAGCGATCCCATATTCTGAGTGTTTCTTTTCTACCTCTACATCCATTATTCCCTCCATAATTATTAAAATAATAAGATTACTGGTTTTGTCTCCTAGCTAAGTATAGCGCGATCTAAAAAAGGGGGGACGCAGCTGTTACTAGAAAGAGACACTGAAACCTCGATGATCAAATCAAAACGGGGCAGGCAAGGTTGCCCACCCCATTCTTGTTAGCAGTTTCTTCGCGAGTTCGGATTATTTTTTGGGAACAAAGCCATCCGAGAGGGTCTTCAAGAATGCCACGATGGCGAGTTCCTCACCATGATTCAACCCAAGATTACCCATTTCGGTGGTGTTGACATTGGCAGACACTTCTGGGGCCGGCCAGCCTGCGCCGGGAACGTCCCTGGTGTTATAGAAGTGAACGATCTCCTCCAATGACTTGAAGTATCCATTGTGCGAATAAGCTTTGGTGAAGCTATTGAATGGCCTCAAGTCAACATTTCGCAGGGTTGGAACCTTGTGCTTGCCCCATTCTACTCCGTAGACATCCTCTGGGAAGCCACTATGCATGAGGAAGCCACCCAGACCTGGGTCCGCAAAGGTCGGATCAGCTATCGTGGCCGGGTTCAATGGATTCTTCGGTACGCCCAGGTTATCGTAGGTGAAGTCTGTGAAGAGTGGTTCAACATGGCAGGCAGCACACTGCGCCTTACCGCGGAATAGCGTCATACCCCATATCTCCTGACCGGTGAACCTGGCCCTCCCTTTCAACCAGTAGTCATACTTGGAGGTGAACATGCTGACCTCGCCGGATCGCTCGTACGCTGCGATGGCACGACCAATACAGTTATATCGCTCAAGAATGTCAGGGTCGGGGCATAATTCAATGAAATCATCTGCATAGTCCGATGCCAGCACTTTGGCAACCAAGGTCGCTGCATCGGGGATAGCCTGCTCCTTCGGGTTCAGGAAGGGTCCTTTCGCCTGTTCAGCCAGCGGGTCTCCCAGGGTCCAGCCGGTTGCGCGGCCATCCCAGAACATACCGCCCACCCACATCTCTCCATCAAAATCCAAGATTGGGCTATCGCCGGCGTACGCAGCTGACGGTGGCTTTCGGTCGCCAAAAGCACCCGGGATTGAACCTTCGTAGACCGCTCCAGCGGCATTGATGGCACTATCAGGGCCGGTCCAGCCCACAGATGGACTATGGCAGGTGGCACAGGACTGATTATTGTTTAAGGAGAGGTTTACATCGAAGAACAAATTTTCCCCAAGTTCTTCCTGAGGCGTCAGGGATCCCTGAGCTGATGCCACAGCTGCGATCGCCAGGATAGTGGCTGCTGCGAGCAATACTGCGAGATATAATTTTGTTCGCATTGTACATTCTCCATACACATAGGTAGGTCTTACAGGTGTTGTGGCCTCATCTTCCTGCCAGTTACCAGATGAGCTTTAGATCACCATCTGCACAAAACTATCTGCATAATAAAGTGATCTACCACCATGGATAGATGGCTACTGGGCGTAGGTGTCAAGTCCCCTGACATCACCTCCTTTGCACGCATGAGACAGGATTGGAGCTGCTTATCGTGCAAAATGAACATTGTTAAGTTCGAGTTCAGATAAAATGACTTTTTGCCCAATATCTAGCGGTGATTGCTCTATATATTGATGCAGGTGTTGATAAAACTTTTTTATCTATACTCGAAATAATTACGTCCCTAAGATATTTATAACAAAATTAGACAACAGAGTCAATAAGATTTTTCTCTATTCCTCATAGCATTCAATGGATATGAGCAGCAGTGACCAATTGCAGCGCGAGCATCCTGCTTTATCGAGCTATCCGTCCTCCAACACCCACCGGAACTAAATTGGTAAAACGGACCTTAGCAAAGTATTGAAGTATAGGTGTAATTACATAATACTTTCTAATTGTTCCTGACCATCCTCTACAATAGGTGGAATCTTCTTAATAGCGGGATGATCGCTGCGGTTGTTCCATTCCTGGTGATTGGTATACCATCTCTGGTATTGGGCATAATTCCCGTCAAAAATCCATAAACTGGCATTATCCCAGGTTAGCTCGTTAGAGCGATACCTGAACCGTCCAGCCAGATGAGGATTCTCTGGGGATATAGCAGCTCTCTCTCAGATTGGTACTTCAACACCCAGGAAACAATGTGAATGACCTCGGAAACCCCGGATTGGATTATGTATCTTTAGCAAGGTTATTCCGCTTCATAAATTCTGAGACCAACACTACGCTTCCACCTGGCAGGCGGCCCTCGCGCAGGATGGCTTCGAAAACCACCTGCTCATCCTCGCTGAGCGTGATGTCCTCGCCTCGCTTGCGGATGATCACATTGGCGGCGATATGCAGTCCGCCTGTGGGGATGGTTTCCGGAAGCTTCCCGGTTTCACGTACTGTATCAACCACCCACTGGTTGGTCGCATAGACAGCTGCGGTGAGCTTCAATTCTTTTTCTGATATATCTCGATTAGCCATTTCACATCCTCCATTCATAGATTAAAAAAAAGCAACCCCGAGCGGTTCGCTTCAGGGTTGCGAAATAATAAATATAGCTATTGGCTATTGTAACACAGGTTGGAACTTATATTCGAATACCTTATTGATCGAATTTCTAGTAATTATATCTGCACAAACGCCGTGGGTTTAAAAAAAGGAGCTATCCCACAAACCTGTTCAAAATTCTCCTTTACTCCTGATAACTACGTGGCTTGCTAGGTTATTAAGCACCTCGATGATCGTTGAGCGGGCTTAAAAAATAAGGTGAATTATTTCTTTGGAGCCTGGCAATTGGGGCATTGACTGGCAAAGCGATGTAACAGTGCTCCGCAATTAGAGCAGGCATAGCGGTCTTCAACTTCTTTTACCCAACGTTCAGTACCTAATTCCTTCCATCGAGGTATAGCTT
The genomic region above belongs to Anaerolineales bacterium and contains:
- a CDS encoding cytochrome C — translated: MRTKLYLAVLLAAATILAIAAVASAQGSLTPQEELGENLFFDVNLSLNNNQSCATCHSPSVGWTGPDSAINAAGAVYEGSIPGAFGDRKPPSAAYAGDSPILDFDGEMWVGGMFWDGRATGWTLGDPLAEQAKGPFLNPKEQAIPDAATLVAKVLASDYADDFIELCPDPDILERYNCIGRAIAAYERSGEVSMFTSKYDYWLKGRARFTGQEIWGMTLFRGKAQCAACHVEPLFTDFTYDNLGVPKNPLNPATIADPTFADPGLGGFLMHSGFPEDVYGVEWGKHKVPTLRNVDLRPFNSFTKAYSHNGYFKSLEEIVHFYNTRDVPGAGWPAPEVSANVNTTEMGNLGLNHGEELAIVAFLKTLSDGFVPKK